The genomic segment CGACCGCGGGATGCTGCACAAGGAGCTGACCGATTCGGCGACGGCCAAGGAGGCAGCCGAGGTCGACTCCCGTGACCACGACGCCCATCTCTCGGCCAACCGGATGTGCGAGATCGGCATGACCCGGGCCACCGGGCACCCCTACCGCTCCGTCATGACGGAGTTGGAACGGGCGACGCGCCCGTCCGGCTGACGCGCCCTGGCCGGGTTGTCGAAGGTCCGGCCATGCGGCTTTGAGGAGAAATGCCGCCGATCCACGGAAAATCATTTGCCCGGAACGGCAGGAAAGGCAAACCTTAGGGCTGGCCCGTCATCCCTGGTGGGTGTGCGACGACAGCTACGGCACCTCGCCGCGTTGTCGGAACATCCGCATACATCCAGTATGCGGACGCTCCTCCGCCCTGCGATGCACCGCATCTGACGCCGCACACTGGTCCACCACGGATGACGGGCCAGCCCTTTGCTGTTTGCCCTTCACCACTTCGGTCAAGGCCGTCCCGGCTGGACGGCCTGTGGCCCGTCGCCGGTGGACTCCGTCCTTCCGATGCTTGGGACCTCATGCAGATTCGTGATCTTCCGTACCGGGACCCCGGCGATCCTGATGTCCGGTCCGGCCCTCGCTTCCTCCTCTGGATCGGCCGCAACCAGCTCAAGGGCCAGCTCAAGGCGCTCTCCTGGGGACTGTTCCACCAACTGGCCCTCGCCGGGCTGCCACTGGCGACCGGACTCGCGGTCCAGGCCGTCATCGACCGTTCCGGCGACCGGCTCGTGCTCTCCGGGGGCATGATCCTGCTCCTCGGCATCGCCATCGCGCTCGGCGACACCATGCTCCACCGCGCCGCCGTCACCAACTGGATCACCGCCGCCGCCCGGGTGCAGCAACTCCTCGCGCGGCGGACCGCCGAACTCGGTTCGGCGCTGACGCGGCGGGTGGCCGCGGGCGAGGTGGTCTCCGTGTCGACCGCCGACGTCGAGAAGATCGGGTGGTTCGTCGAGGCGCTCTCCCGGTTCGTCGCCGCCGCGGCGGCCCTCGTGCTGATCTGCGTCGGACTGGTGGTCTACCTGCCGTCGCTGGGCGTCCTGGTGGCGCTCTCCGTACCCGTACTCGCCCTGGCGGTGCTGCCGTTGCTGCCCCGGGCGACCAAGCGGGCCGATCTCCAGCGGGAGAAGGCCGGCAAGGCCACCGAGCTGGCGTCGGACACCGTCGCGGGGCTGCGGGTGCTGCGCGGCATCGGCGGCGAGGACCTGTTCCTCGACCGCTACCGCCGCGCCTCCCAGGAGGTCCGCCGCGCGGCCGTGCACAACGCCCGTATGTGGTCGCTGATCTCGGCGGTCCAGGTGCTGCTGCCCGGCGCGCTGCTGATCGCGCTGGTCGGGTACGGGGCCGGGCTCGCCCGGGACGGCGAGATCCGGGTGGGGCAGCTGGTCACCGTGTTCAACTCGGCGGTGCTGCTGCTGTACCCGATGCGCCAGTTCACCGAGATCGCCATGGCCTACTCCTTCTCCCGCCCCTCCGCGCGGCGCGCGGTCCGGGTGCTGGCGTTGCGCCGGGATGCCCGTCCCCCCGCCGTGGATGCCGGCGCGGCCATCCCCTCCGGCGATCTGTACGACCCGGTCACCGGGCTGCTGGCCCCCGAGGGCCTCCTCACCGCGGTGGTCTGCGGCGACCCCGACGAGGCCGGCCGGCTGGCCGAACGC from the Streptomyces sp. NBC_01335 genome contains:
- a CDS encoding ABC transporter ATP-binding protein — translated: MQIRDLPYRDPGDPDVRSGPRFLLWIGRNQLKGQLKALSWGLFHQLALAGLPLATGLAVQAVIDRSGDRLVLSGGMILLLGIAIALGDTMLHRAAVTNWITAAARVQQLLARRTAELGSALTRRVAAGEVVSVSTADVEKIGWFVEALSRFVAAAAALVLICVGLVVYLPSLGVLVALSVPVLALAVLPLLPRATKRADLQREKAGKATELASDTVAGLRVLRGIGGEDLFLDRYRRASQEVRRAAVHNARMWSLISAVQVLLPGALLIALVGYGAGLARDGEIRVGQLVTVFNSAVLLLYPMRQFTEIAMAYSFSRPSARRAVRVLALRRDARPPAVDAGAAIPSGDLYDPVTGLLAPEGLLTAVVCGDPDEAGRLAERLGGHAPADAAPGEKPDSASGEKPDSASDGNVLPPAPPSVLLGGVALDELPLERARTAVLVQDKEPVLLSGTLRELLDVPASGAVHAEDALAAAQCADVLAALAQASVDADGDPMGTHITERGRSLSGGQRQRLALARSLVTDPDVLVLDEPTSAVDSHTEARVGAGIKELRRGRTTVTFSSSPLLLDLADRVVLVHGGTVVAAGEHRELLLTEPLYRSVVTRETEEETAATAGVRTGPAHGSGTDSAVDELNSLREAGEIEERA